The nucleotide sequence GGTATTGTTTCACCTAAAGACATGACAGGGTAATCAATGGCAAGCGGATCATGTTGATTTGAGCCACTTCCAGACCTACATGTGAGAGAGTTTTACAATTTCAAAGGATAATATTGAGAATGTTGTGACCAGAACATTAACTTTATAATTTGAGCGTATAATATTGAGAATACTATAATCAAGAACATGAGTTTTGCAATTTCAGCATACCTGAGAGAGTTTCCAGAACCTAAGGTAATTGAAGCACCTTGGTTGTAACACAAAAAAGATACATTTTTAAGAAAAACAAATAAGAATATAATATATGATGAGATCTGTAAAAATGTACAGAGAAGGTCTGCATCTAAGCATATGTAAGAAAAATGCAAACTAGTTATGCATGTAAGCATATGTTGCTGAATTTCATTTGTACAAGGTAGAGTGTCAATTCTGTACAGAGGCATACCTAGAAGGAAATTGCATTGTTGTAGGTCCTCCTTGAACTAGGACAATACTACTCTCACATGATGGTTCaactgtcttcttcctcctctttggTTCCCTCTGCATTTCATGAATCACATCCAATATTAAAAGGCGGCAATATGAAATTAATAACAAGTGGCAAAAAAAATAAAGATGAGCAATGACAGCATGCTTACTTCTCAGCTAGCATGGTTGTTATATCATCAGGGTCACCATACTTGCAGTTATACCAGCGGTGGCCATATCCCTTGCAAATGGGGCACTGATGTGACCCTTTCTGCTTTGTCATGCTGCTACCACCCTCAGTACATCGTTTCTTTCTCTGTTTCTGCCTTCTACCAGCCGTAGGTTTTAGAAGCGGTGGCTCCATGAAGAAACCATGGTTAGATTTCGGCCACTGAGACTTGTCAGGCATGGCAGGTATAAGGGACTCATATGCTGCTCTAAATTTCTCAACAGAATAATACATGTCaacatgtttctccaattgatctGGAAGAGATGTGATGAATGCAATAGCGTGTTTACAAGGAATCCCCAAAACTTCCCATTTCCTACATGTACAGGTTCTTGCTTCTAGATTGACAACA is from Miscanthus floridulus cultivar M001 chromosome 7, ASM1932011v1, whole genome shotgun sequence and encodes:
- the LOC136466261 gene encoding uncharacterized protein, whose protein sequence is MAYIRQWHTKIWTRSQFWTHYKVDYVTNNLAECFNNWIKKYKGLNLDDLMDKIRQLVMDKWDVRRTISRKIQGIILPHIFKMLKEQSRNLDMDVQRCGDTVAEVSVKGGSGFKCVVNLEARTCTCRKWEVLGIPCKHAIAFITSLPDQLEKHVDMYYSVEKFRAAYESLIPAMPDKSQWPKSNHGFFMEPPLLKPTAGRRQKQRKKRCTEGGSSMTKQKGSHQCPICKGYGHRWYNCKYGDPDDITTMLAEK